Genomic segment of Nothobranchius furzeri strain GRZ-AD chromosome 12, NfurGRZ-RIMD1, whole genome shotgun sequence:
TAATTCaattaagtatttttttaaatacttaagtgaattaattaaaaaaaaatttaatactTAAGTTGTTTGAAataactacaggtgctggccagtaaattagaatatcatcaaaaggttgaaaatatttcagtaattccattcaaaacgtgaaacttgtacattatattcatgcaatgcacacagaccaatgtatttccgatgtttattacgtttaattttgatatttataggtgacaaccaatgaaaacatcaaatctggtatctcagaaaattagaatattctaaaggccaatgaaaaaatgtttgtttctctaatgttggccaactgaaaagaatgaacatgaaaagaatgtgcatgtatagcactcaatacttagtcggggctccttttgcctcaataactgcagtaatgcggcgtggcatggactcgatcagtctgtggcactgctcaggtgttatgagagcccaggttgctctgatagtcgtcttcagctcctctgcattgttgggtctagcgtattgcatcctccgcttcacaataccccatagattttctatggggttaaggtcaggcgagtttgctggccaatcaaggacagggataccatggtccttgaaccaggtgctggtggttttggcactgtgtgcaggtgccaagtcctgttgaaaggtgaagtctgcatccccataaagttggtcagcagcaggaagcatgaagtgctctaaaacttcctggtagacggctgcattgaccctggacctcaggaaacagagtgggccaacaccggcagatgacatggcaccccacaccatcactgacggtggaaactttacactggacctcatgcaacgtggattctgtgcttctccgctcttcctccagactctgggtccttgatttccaaaggaaatgcagaacttgctttcatcagaaaacataactttggaccactcagcatcagtccagtcctttttgtccttggcccaggcgagacgcttcttgcgctgtttcttgttcaagagtggcttgacacacggaatgcgacacctgaatcccatgtctttcatgagtctcctcgtggtggttcttgaagcgctgactccagctgcagtccactctttgtggatctcccccacatttttgaatgggtttgtcgtcacaattctctgcagggtgcggttatccctagagcttgtacacttttttctaccacattttttccgtcccttcgcctgtctgttaatgtgcttggacacagagctctgcgaacagccagcttctttagcaatcaccttttgtgtcttgccctccttgtgcaaggtgtcaatgattgtcttttggacagctgttaagtcagaagtcttccccatgattgtggtgccttcaaaacaagactgagggaccttttaaaggcctttgcaggtgttttgagtaaatcagctgattagagtgccagcaggtgtcttctatattcagccttttcagaatattctaattttttgagataccaaatttggagttttcattagttgtcacttatgaatatcaaatttaaatgtaatgaacattggaaatacattggtctgtgtgcattgcatgaatataatgtacaagtttcacgttttgaatggaattactgaaatattttcaaccttttgatgatattctaatttactggccagcacctgtatattaaagtgactgtgtgtatttttcctggctacagggggcagtagatacctaaatcgttgcaagcaagcagtatttttgtgttggagtaagaccttaccaatggatgatcATTagagtcaaaaagccctggggagtgcaaaccttagcaaaataacaagcacatcagactccctttcatcactggcaacaagtggaggtaaatgtgtaaaacaacaacatttaacaatgatgaaagttttgcaaccatctgttacaaataagtaaatgtattttgtcctcatgggctcccgtagaaggaaacatggcatctaatacggCGTTGCCCAGATACTtaaacccgctcccatgtattttagacctgatttaaagagacaatatatagtttttaaccattaatctctggaaatatccatcaaaattttGTTGAAAAGGAATGAAACaatgcccagttgttaaaaaataatggcgacttcgtaacatataactatAAAAATGAGGTctgtgtgtctgttgctgctgcctcttggctagatcgtcattgtaaatgagaatgagttctcaattaaataaatacaaaaaaaagtctaaaatacatgagagcaGCTCTACATCTCTGGatgacaccatattagatgctatttttctatgggagcccatgaggacaagacgtatttacagatttgtaacaaacggttataaaactttcaccattcataaacgttgttttacacctttacctcttcactcgttgccaatgacgaaaggaagtctgatgtgcttgttattttgccagATGATGGATTATGTTCATTTGTAAAGAAGTTTTTTTATGTAGCGCCTTTCAAGAGAAAAATCAAAAAGTGCTTAACTAGCTCATTGACATTTTTGAAACTTattaaaaagataataataaaacaaaaaagaaagaaaattaaggTTAGAAATAAGAATGAAgatggaaaaaagaaagaaatccaaATAATGTGGTTTCTACAATTTAATACCTTTTTTGgtaataaataacaataaattacATTGGTGTGGCAGAAAATAAACACAACCATGTTTCAAgacatttaatttaaatttttttgaacaaaataatgcaaaataaaTTTTTGCAACAAAAGTGAACTACAACTTAACCACTTTTTCAAACGAcagcataaaaataaaacatttgcaaAATATCTACAGTCTGCTTTACAGTCAGCACAAACCTGAGGTCTATGACTTTGATCTACAGTTGGCTATAAATGAAAAATGTCACATTGAATGTATGAAGATGGTTCCGTAAAGTTTTTTACAGCCCTGTTTGTAATTTTAATGAACTGATGTTACGTTACGAattaaaaatacagaaaaatgcTCAACAGTTCCCCTAGCTGCTTTTTTTGGAATATTATTTCTCAGTCTGTCAGAGATTCATCTCTAATTTTACCTGTAGTTTGAAATCTGTGCACTGATTATTTAATTTCAATGATAGGCCAGGCTTCTAGATTCTGTCCTTCTGTATGAATCAGGTCAAAATTCTCACCCTTTTGTCTCGTTTTAGATGCAAAATTCAAAGCAAGTCACTTTGTTCAGCCTGAACTCAGCCAATCACAGCTTTCCTTTAAAGACCTCTTCTTGGACCCAGACTCTGGCAGGGTGAGCGTGCTATTCTGCTGTTTATTAGAGAACAAGCTCCCTTGTGTCTCATTAGGATGATTACTTCTTGCTGTGGGTGACATCCACTAATGAATTTTCCTTCTGGACAGAACAGCTTTGTCGCATGAACTCATTTGTTTCTTGTCGTGTAGGTCCGTGCTCGCCAGGTCAGGACTTGTGTTTGCTTCACTTTGTGGAGCTGCAGGATGATTCCCACACCTGGAGTGGGAGTTCAGGTCCTCAGCAGACACGTTTGTCTCTGCGCCTTTGATGGAACTCGGGTACAGGACGTGTTTTAGTTTTATACGTGCCGCCATCATCACCTCCGAACTTGTTTTTAACAATAGCAGCGCTTGTTTTTCAGGTGCTTAGTAATATTCACACGGTGAGGGCTTCTTATAATTCGAAAAACCTGAAGACCTGGAGCTTCTCTCCGAGGGTATCTGCTCTTAAACACTAAACAACgaacttttatttcatttaaatttaGATGCAGCACTGAAATAATTGTTGATGCGATTATTTTCCTCCCAGATGAGCGGCATCCTGCCCACTCTCCTTAACGGGGACTGTTTCCTGCGCTGCAACGCATTGTCTCCTAACCTTGGAGTTCTCTTTGAGCTCGGAGTCACGTTTTTACGAAACGTAAGAAAACATCTTTGTGATGCAGAGGAGATAAACCTTGAGGACAATACTTGCTATTATAGATGTGCACAGTGACATCTTGTTTTAGTCTACAGGTGAGAGGGGAGACTTGAGCTGTGGCTGGGCCTTCTTGAAACTGACTGATGACGCTGGAAATCCACTTCCAAACAAGTAACAAACACAACGTCATTCAAACAGATGGATCTGTGAATGAAGACAAGGGGCAATAACCAAAATTGTGTCACAACCTGCATGATTTCAATCTCCTCTTTATAGAACCTACGAGCTGCCAGTGAATGGAGGCACTCCTTATGAGAAGGATGTTATAGGGGAGATAACAGCTGGtagaagatgtaagaaaaataacagctgcataaataaatgaaaaatcataGCAAACatctacattttttttctttttttagctCCAACTGGTGTTTTCCAGCAGATGCTTCATGCCAGACGAGAACCAAAACTGATTGTTAAACTAAAACCGGCTAAAAGTCACACCAGAGCACAGCTAAGGTATGAGACATTCTTTGAGAAAGGTTGGCTAAAAAGCTGGAAAACCTGCAACAGATGATGTCATCAATAGATCACTCAGAGGTTTAGTCAGACTCTATCCGGGGTAAGTGTAAGGGGCTCTGCACACGggcggcgacaaacgaccgcaatcagcgaaattgtcactgtcgcttttattacctgacacatgggaggcggccagcggcaaagccgtctacgcgttctgttccatggcgaaattgaaacttccgttgttttgtttgactgtgtcaggttggagggaattaaggttatttaagcggttcagagtttaaaaagtggtagatttgatgtttcacaaggtgctgctagagttatgtgaaatcttacttgtgattttactatataaaacataataataatcaacctcttcatgtttgctcggaggtgtacggagcatcctgtccgctcattggtcagtgaatgaaaccttcgttgattgatcctcgtccgagcgacagtgatgaaaagttgaaaatatttcaactttctgggatcgcgtcgctgggtcgcctgtgcatgacacgtgcacgagcgcaaaatttcacacgcacgtttttcacgtttcgcttagtaggagggagacccgcgatgatcgctttgttgcgcatgtctcattgaaaatgaatggaggagaggcgatgtcgtctCCTGTGTGCAGAGCCCCTTAGGGCCCCTTTGGGTGCATATGTTGAAACTTATAGAGCCTGTACACAgtttttttttgcacattttatgTTGGCAGACCTCTTTAAACATCAGTCTCTAGAATATGTAAGTGAATTTacctaaaggggacatattaggcACAACTGTGCTGTCACATGGGTctttactgcctctataaacactccaaacatgaaataaTGCATCCATCCTTTTTTGATAGTATTTGGTTTTTGGAATTTTGTGCCTAAAACAAATTGTCTCAAAAagttcccatttgtgatgtcacaaaccggGAAAGTAGAACAGAACAACCTCTCAATTGTAAGAGAGAGCTGCTACTTGATGAGCAGCGACTCTACTCCAAGCCTCTTAACAATATTGTAGCTTCTTAGTTAATAGGGAGCCTAATTCacacatctacttccagaccatcggtccccggaagaacgaaaaaatgaatgcaagtcaatgtggctaaaaacgctattttctaattctgcttgttatgtgccatggattttgcatatgatgtccgtgaattttaaagacacattttgataccaagaacatgcttattttcgaatgggggaAAACGCtattttagtttttgtgtgaaaataagtccaggcctacaaatgcgcttcacgaaagtgaggtcattgaaccagacacggagaaaactgagggaaaatgctgTAAGTTCATCAAACTTCCCacagaaggaaagaaccaccataaatctggtgatctggtaagtagcagctactttgaggagagaagattatgtggtgacatcacatattcaatgtgccgatttctggtgtgtcgtCATGctgattacgaacttttacaaggtaataaatctcaaagtacgtgactggtgtggtcaaaacacccatcagtagttttcatttaaattgcagtacaacatatgtgcgatccagggcataaggcaaaggggattagaaaacagcatttttagccccgttgacttgcattcattttttcgttcttcaggggacccatgagccaattgGAAAGGGAGgaaacttaggctccctatagcagcctgagtgggggatgggtgggcgtggccaacaaCAGCTtaacttcttaaagtgacagcgccctgaaacgactcattctggaaggtactgaaagtgTCCAGACTAAAACTACTGAAATtgatttatgtgagagggattttgtgcaaataacttcataaacatgttttgaatTGGCCATAGAATTTTTATAACTGATGAAAAGAATCTAATATGTGCCCTTTAATGCAAAAACAAGACTTTCCAATTAggactttattaaaatgtttttagCAACAGTCATTACTTTTAGAGTGGATAGCAGCAGTCGGGCGGTCTCTGATTCACCTCTGTTAGAAGCTGCAAAAGAGTTAAAAATAACAAGCGCTCGAAAAATGTATGTTAAACAAACATGTCAAGCCAAAAAGAGAAAGATTTGTGTCCATTGTAGACTAATGATGAATTATGTGATGAAAATCCCTCTTTAGTCTCCTTCCAGACACCCTGCTGTACTGTCTGAGCTGCGTTGACCTGCTGGCTCTGCACCGACAGCTGCTGGCCGACACGCTGCTGATGGACAGGCCCACCATGCAGAATGCAGGTGGTGCTCTTTGCTGCACACAAAACCGCACAAATTGCAGTTTTTACCCCAGTTTCAGTAAACTGTGTCTGGTTTAGATCTCATTTGCAATCCGGTCCTTTCAACATTTCCCGTGCTGCTGGATGAGACAGACCTGATGGACGCCCTCAGGGTGAGAGCGGGTACATTTTAGTGATGTTGGGATGCAAATGCATTCAtaactttattcatttgttttaaaTACTGTTTCATTTGTGTCCAAGCAGGCTGCAAACCAAGTTAAATATGTGGAAAATTTCACATGATTGTGTTTTCTTGTAGAGTGCCTGGCTGGAAGCTGAGACCAGCAGGAGCAGAGCACAGAAGGTTTGTATGAGTCTGTTGTAAAATCAACACAAACCTGCAGAGGGTGCTGTTGGTATGAGAAATTTCAATATGTTTATGTGCAGAATGCTCATCTTATGAGAGAAAAATTGTACTTTGTGTGTTTCTGCAGAGAGACTTGGCATATCTGAAAGAAGAGTTCCGCAAACTCTATATGTCATCTGTTTACTTTTTGCTCCACTCGCCATCGTTGCCCTGTTATCACTGGGCAGACCCGCCCTCAGAGGAACAGCGAGCCAGAGTCATCTATGCCACCCTGATGGCTCTAAAAATCCAGCAGCCTACCACCGACCAATCAGGAAGCTCGGAGGTCTTCTTTGATTCTACTCATTCACACCTTGCTTTTGATGTCCAAGAGTTGACTTTTGATCTCCTTCAAACCGCACGGTGACATTAAAATCACCTTACAGAGCCAAAGGGCCATTggatacaaaatacattttccaCAAGTTTGTATTGATTTAAAAATGACTTTTTATAGTTTAACAGAGGACTTTTTACTCTTAAATGTTTTATTAAGGAGGAATATTCTATTTCTATTGTATTCAAgaaaaaaataattacaaaactTTTACCAATGCTcaaaaaatagttttttaatACACAATCCTAAAAAAAAAGTGTTATGggttgggggcttgtccgggattcaAACAGCACAAAACAGACGGGGC
This window contains:
- the nphp1 gene encoding nephrocystin-1 isoform X1 — its product is MPPKRGPLQLVQREIEEVGRQVDRLMKDVQSPEGSNDKRLCRCLELQMSAEKTLRTLLSLRKADELAPVGSYDQRKQEEEKRLKNILERLNKLFMEISPPGPSSEIESVLLKENKHHLSKNNSEGDVGEDDDKDSSEEEDDNNDDDDNDDSDDTEVEDNDRTVKPQPKPSVYTVLCDFKGEQEGDLPVQKGEVLTIIKKTADGWWLAQDKKGNKGVVPKTFLQPGSRVGDEDDDEEDSDEEDDEDELEEKEEEVREEVADGRDRMRASNWSTVRKALTQIDTTDVLSAMGAIPSGFRPSTLSKLLEEDAKFKASHFVQPELSQSQLSFKDLFLDPDSGRVRARQVRTCVCFTLWSCRMIPTPGVGVQVLSRHVCLCAFDGTRVLSNIHTVRASYNSKNLKTWSFSPRMSGILPTLLNGDCFLRCNALSPNLGVLFELGVTFLRNSTGERGDLSCGWAFLKLTDDAGNPLPNKTYELPVNGGTPYEKDVIGEITAGRRSPTGVFQQMLHARREPKLIVKLKPAKSHTRAQLSLLPDTLLYCLSCVDLLALHRQLLADTLLMDRPTMQNADLICNPVLSTFPVLLDETDLMDALRSAWLEAETSRSRAQKRDLAYLKEEFRKLYMSSVYFLLHSPSLPCYHWADPPSEEQRARVIYATLMALKIQQPTTDQSGSSEVFFDSTHSHLAFDVQELTFDLLQTAR
- the nphp1 gene encoding nephrocystin-1 isoform X2, encoding MPPKRGPLQLVQREIEEVGRQVDRLMKDVQSPEGSNDKRLCRCLELQMSAEKTLRTLLSLRKADELAPVGSYDQRKQEEEKRLKNILERLNKLFMEISPPGPSSEIDHLSKNNSEGDVGEDDDKDSSEEEDDNNDDDDNDDSDDTEVEDNDRTVKPQPKPSVYTVLCDFKGEQEGDLPVQKGEVLTIIKKTADGWWLAQDKKGNKGVVPKTFLQPGSRVGDEDDDEEDSDEEDDEDELEEKEEEVREEVADGRDRMRASNWSTVRKALTQIDTTDVLSAMGAIPSGFRPSTLSKLLEEDAKFKASHFVQPELSQSQLSFKDLFLDPDSGRVRARQVRTCVCFTLWSCRMIPTPGVGVQVLSRHVCLCAFDGTRVLSNIHTVRASYNSKNLKTWSFSPRMSGILPTLLNGDCFLRCNALSPNLGVLFELGVTFLRNSTGERGDLSCGWAFLKLTDDAGNPLPNKTYELPVNGGTPYEKDVIGEITAGRRSPTGVFQQMLHARREPKLIVKLKPAKSHTRAQLSLLPDTLLYCLSCVDLLALHRQLLADTLLMDRPTMQNADLICNPVLSTFPVLLDETDLMDALRSAWLEAETSRSRAQKRDLAYLKEEFRKLYMSSVYFLLHSPSLPCYHWADPPSEEQRARVIYATLMALKIQQPTTDQSGSSEVFFDSTHSHLAFDVQELTFDLLQTAR